A genome region from Triticum aestivum cultivar Chinese Spring chromosome 2B, IWGSC CS RefSeq v2.1, whole genome shotgun sequence includes the following:
- the LOC123041394 gene encoding WAT1-related protein At1g68170-like, with protein sequence MGIGVGGGVLEAARPVAAMVVVEFIFSALQIFIKLALDDGMDVRVLVAYRLMFGAAFLCPLAFLIERKKRPPLTVKVVTGLFLCGLFGITINQNLLVLAIKLTNSTTIVTALSNLTPQSTFIVAILTRMETLELRKPSGQAKLGGTLVGLGGAMLLTFYKGPEMMFLRRMAHTGLSHATGDRQLRPQPAAGPRILGSFLAITSCFSYAIWLTIQAKVGQVYPCHYSIAALVCLFGAVQSTLLALCIHRDAEQWRLGLNIRLYSSAYAGIVASGSAFPLMSWCLRKKGPLYVAMFGPLIVVFVAVMSSIVLDEALHIGIVLGAVLIVAGLYMVLWGKAREEDEQEADAPKLVDQDDELGQGSLPQPNGEA encoded by the exons ATGGGGATCGGTGTCGGAGGCGGCGTGCTGGAGGCCGCGAGGCCGGTGGCGGCCATGGTGGTGGTGGAGTTCATCTTCTCGGCCCtgcagatcttcatcaagctcgCGCTGGACGATGGCATGGACGTCCGCGTCCTCGTCGCTTACAGGCTCATGTTCGGCGCCGCCTTCCTCTGCCCCCTCGCCTTCCTCATCGAGAG GAAGAAACGGCCACCACTAACCGTCAAGGTTGTCACAGGGTTATTCTTGTGTGGACTTTTCGG AATCACCATTAACCAGAACCTTCTGGTGCTTGCCATCAAGCTCACGAATTCGACGACCATCGTCACGGCTCTCAGCAACCTCACCCCTCAATCCACCTTCATCGTCGCTATACTGACCAG GATGGAGACTCTGGAGCTCAGAAAGCCCAGCGGCCAAGCGAAGCTGGGGGGCACCCTGGTCGGGCTGGGCGGCGCGATGCTGCTCACGTTCTACAAGGGCCCGGAGATGATGTTCCTCCGCCGCATGGCGCACACCGGGCTCAGCCACGCCACCGGCGACCGCCAGCTCcggccgcagccggccgcgggcccGCGGATCCTCGGCTCGTTCCTCGCCatcaccagctgcttcagctacgCGATCTGGCTCACCATCCAGGCCAAGGTCGGCCAGGTCTACCCGTGCCACTACTCGATCGCCGCGCTGGTGTGCCTCTTCGGCGCGGTCCAGTCCACGCTGCTCGCGCTCTGCATCCACAGGGACGCCGAGCAGTGGAGGCTCGGGCTCAACATCAGGCTCTACTCGTCGGCCTACGCG GGTATCGTGGCGTCCGGCTCCGCCTTCCCGCTCATGTCGTGGTGCCTGCGGAAGAAAGGGCCCCTCTACGTCGCCATGTTCGGACCTCTCATCGTTGTCTTCGTCGCGGTCATGAGCTCCATCGTCCTTGACGAGGCCCTGCACATCGGAAT CGTGCTTGGTGCCGTGCTGATCGTGGCGGGGCTGTACATGGTGCTGTGGGGCAAGGCCAGAGAGGAAGATGAACAAGAAGCCGATGCGCCGAAACTTGTTGATCAAGACGACGAGTTGGGCCAGGGGTCCCTTCCACAGCCTAACGGTGAAGCATAA